A stretch of Brassica rapa cultivar Chiifu-401-42 chromosome A08, CAAS_Brap_v3.01, whole genome shotgun sequence DNA encodes these proteins:
- the LOC103835926 gene encoding cyclin-dependent kinase D-3 — protein sequence MAEMEQPKKVADRYLKQEVLGQGTYGVVFKATDTKTGETVAIKKIRIGKHKEGVNITALREIKMLKELKHPHIILLIDAFPHKQNLHLVFEFMETDLEGVIRDSNVFLSPADVKSYLLMTLKGLAYCHEKRVLHRDMKPNNLLIGPDGQLKLADFGLARIFGSPDRKFTHQVFARWYRAPELLFGAKQYGAAVDVWAAGCIFAELLLRRPFLQGNSDIDQLSKIFTAFGTPKADQWPDMKNLPDYVEYQFVPAPSLRSLFPTVSEDALDLLSKLFTYDPKARISVKQALEHRYFTSAPSPTDPAKLPKPVRKQEGKASYGKHEAIKVISPPRKIRRVMPERGRLDGMKFQVDKDQQAPMSLDFTILAERPPNRPTITSADRSHLKRKLDLDFQ from the exons ATGGCGGAGATGGAGCAGCCAAAGAAAGTTGCTGATAGGTATCTCAAGCAAGAGGTCCTCGGACAAGGTACTTACGGAGTCGTCTTCAAAGCCACTGACACTAAG ACGGGAGAAACAGTAGCGATCAAGAAGATAAGGATTGGTAAACACAAGGAAGGTGTGAACATCACTGCTCTCAGGGAAATCAAAATGCTGAAAGAGCTAAAGCATCCACATATTATTCTCTTGATTGATGCGTTTCCTCACAAACAGAACTTGCATCTTGTGTTTGAGTTCATGGAGACTGACCTCGAAGGAGTCATTCGAGATTCAAACGTATTCCTCTCACCTGCCGACGTTAAATCTTACCTTCTGATGACGCTGAAAGGACTTGCTTATTGCCACGAGAAACGGGTTTTGCACAG GGATATGAAGCCAAATAACTTGTTGATTGGACCTGATGGACAGCTGAAACTTGCAGATTTTGGATTGGCACGTATATTTGGTAGTCCGGATCGTAAGTTTACCCACCAG GTGTTTGCTAGATGGTACAGAGCACCAGAACTTTTGTTTGGTGCTAAACAATATGGTGCTGCAGTTGATGTTTGGGCTGCTGGCTGCATATTTGCTGAACTTCTGCTACGCAGACCATTTCTTCAG GGAAACAGTGATATCGATCAATTAAGCAAAATATTTACTGCCTTTGGGACACCAAAAGCGGACCAGTGGCCTGATATGAAAAACCTTCCTGATTACGTAGAGTATCAGTTTGTCCCTGCACCTTCTTTACGTTCTTTATTCCCAACAGTTAGTGAAGATGCTCTCGACTTGTTGTCCAAGTTGTTTACGTATGACCCAAAGGCTAGAATATCCGTTAAGCAGGCTCTAGAACACAG GTACTTTACTTCTGCACCTTCGCCTACTGATCCTGCCAAGCTCCCGAAGCCAGTTCGAAAGCAGGAAGGTAAAGCCTCTTACGGTAAACACGAGGCGATTAAAGTGATATCACCACCACGTAAGATAAGAAGAGTAATGCCGGAGCGTGGGAGGCTTGATGGTATGAAGTTTCAAGTTGACAAGGATCAACAAGCACCCATGTCATTAGATTTCACCATCCTTGCTGAGCGTCCTCCAAACCGACCTACCATCACCAG TGCGGATAGATCTCATCTGAAGAGGAAGCTCGACCTCGACTTCCAATAG
- the LOC103835925 gene encoding uncharacterized protein LOC103835925: MMVSPASWVLSPSSSIFFNHRQRLLSVKSTVDGRNQTVPPGQSQTPNKEVTESVSVLKTAAKTRKVAAEEILAAFAAIEKAKVDPSPFLETLGGSESPGRTWMLIFTAEKKLKKGRYFPLTAVQRFDAAGKRIENGVYLGPLGALTFEGKFSWKNRILAFIFEQIRIKIGPLDPIKIGLGKKDAEEEPSNKDPFFIWFYVDEEIAVARGRSGGTAFWCRCRRIAS; the protein is encoded by the exons ATGATGGTCTCACCAGCTTCATGGGTTTTATCCCCGTCTTCTTCTATCTTCTTTAATCATCGCCAGAGATTGCTTTCGGTGAAATCAACGGTCGACGGTAGGAACCAGACTGTTCCACCGGGACAGAGCCAAACCCCTAACAAA GAAGTAACTGAGAGCGTGAGTGTGTTAAAAACGGCTGCAAAAACTCGGAAGGTTGCAGCAGAGGAGATTTTAGCTGCTTTTGCTGCTATCGAAAAGGCTAAGGTTGATCCATCACCGTTCCTCGAAACGCTAGGTGGATCCGAGTCCCCTGGACGAACATGGATGCTCATCTTCACTGCCGAG AAGAAACTGAAGAAAGGTCGTTATTTCCCTCTAACCGCTGTTCAGAGATTTGATGCTGCG GGGAAAAGAATAGAGAACGGGGTGTATCTTGGTCCACTAGGAGCTTTGACCTTCGAAGGAAAGTTTTCATGGAAGAACCGTATCCTAGCCTTCATTTTCGAACAGATACGCATAAAGATTGGACCTTTAGATCCTATAAAGATCGGTTTGGGAAAGAAAGACGCAGAGGAAGAGCCGAGTAACAAAGACCCTTTCTTCATTTGGTTTTATGTCGATGAAGAAATAGCTGTTGCTCGCGGAAGAAGCGGTGGTACAGCTTTCTGGTGTCGTTGTCGCCGCATTGCTTCATGA